ACGCAATCATGTAGACAATTTTTTGAACTACGGCGCAGCTATTATTGTGCTTGGCGAGGGCGAGGAAACGATGTTAGCATTGGCTCAAAATTATACATCGTTGAACAATAACAATATCCTGAATGAAATAAAAAGCATTGCTTTTAAAAACAAGCACGAAAAAATAATACATACAGAAGCGCGTAGTTTATTGAAGAATATTGATGAGCTATCTTTTCCCAACCGAAAAAAAATAAACCTACAATTATATTTTGATGCCTGGAAAAACAAACATGGGCAAAGTGCAATTTCTGTTTCCACCATGCGGGGCTGCCCCTACACCTGCAAATGGTGCAGTCGCGCGGTATACGGTCAAAGCTACCGCAGACGCAGCGCCAAGCTGGTAGCGGATGAAATAGAACACATTCAAAAAAATTATGAAGTGGATACACTTTGGTTTGTAGACGATGTATTTACTGTGAGTCATAAATGGCTGAAAGAGTTTCGGGATGAAATTGTAACACGAAAGATTAATCTTGCCTACGAATGCATTACACGCGCAGATCGCTTAAATGAGGAAAGCATGCGCCTGCTTAAAGAGAGTGGTTGTTTCCGGGTGTGGATTGGAGCCGAAAGCGGTTCTCAAAAAATTATTGATGCCATGGACAGGCGTGTAAGTGTGGAGCAGGTGAGAGAAATGATTCAGCTTTCGAAAAAACACAAGATACAATCCGGTACATTTATCATGTTGGGTTACCCGGGCGAAACAGAGGCAGACATTGAAGAAACCATTCATCACCTAAAAGTTTCGGACCCTGATTTTTATACCATAACAATTGCTTATCCTATAAAAGGAACACCGCTTTATTCAGATGTAGAGGCTAAGTTTGTGGAGCAACTCGATTGGCAGAGCAGCACTGATAGAGACATTGATTTTAAACGAACTTATCGGCGAGCGTATTATGATTTTGCCTTACGCAGATTGTATAATGAAGTAGCTTTTCATAAAGAAAAAGCAAACAAAGCTTATACTACCAAATTGCTTATGCACAAAGCAAAATCTTTAATTGCAAAAGGCGGAATGCTGTGGCATAGAACTCTGAGCTAAATTATTAATTAATTTTTTGACTCCCTATTTTTTATTTTCTTTGTACACAACAACCCCATTTTGACCTACACCAAACGACATATTATAGCCGAAGAAACCCTTGTTGAATTGTTGAAACAACAAAACACTAAGGCGTTTGGAATATTGTATGACAATTATTCTGCTGCATTGTATGGCATAATTTTACGCATTGTTACCACTCAAGAAATTGCAGAAGATGTTTTACAAGAAGCGTTTTTAAAAATCTGGAAAAACTTTTCTCAGTACGATTCCGGTAAAGGCAAACTATTTACCTGGATGGTAAATCTGACACGTAATTTGGCTATTGACAAAGTTCGGTCAAAAGATTTTTCCAACAACACAAAAAACCAAGCCATTGATCCTATCGTAAGTTTTGTTGATTTCAAATCCAATACCAGTCAAAACCCCGACTTAATTGGTTTGAAAACTTTAGTAGAAGCGCTTGATCCCGAGCAAAAAAAATTAATTGACCTGCTATACTTTGGTGGATTTACCCAAGTAGAAGTGTCGGAGAAACTCGGCATTCCTTTGGGTACGGTAAAAACGCGGGCAAGAATGGCACTTTTGAATTTGAGAAAACATTTTGAATACACCACAAAATGAATGCACAGGAATATATAGAAACCGGCTTACTTGAACTCTATGTGATGGGGTCTCTTTCTAAGGAAGAGATGCTTGAAGTGGAAAGAAATGCCCAATCGAGTCCTGAAATCATGCAGGAATTTATTCGTGTGCAAAATACCTTGCTCAATTACGCGGCTGCTTTTGAATTGGCACCAAGACCACAATTACGCGCAAATATTTTAGATCGCGTTGAAAAAGATGCACGTAATTCAACTTCTTCAAACAAGGAAAATTTGGTTCACCTTAATTCGCAAAAAAGCACATCCAATTACTACAAATTCATTGCTGCTGCTTGCATACCATTAATTTTAATTAGCGGCGTAGGAAACTATACCTTTTGGAATAAATTAAAACGTGCAGAAAGTGAAATTTCGGTGTTGAATAGCAATAAGGAAGAGTTGGCTCAACAATTCAATACGGTTAAAAATTCGTATGAGCACACCTTAGGTGATGTTGCCGTATTTAGAAATACAGCGTTTAATACCATTGTTATGAAAGGCATACCTGCAATGGATTCTACGGCTTTAGCCAAAGTGTATTGGAATAAAAACACACAAGAAGTTTTTGTGGATATAAGTAATTTGCCAGTCCCTTCCGGGGATAAACAATATCAGTTGTGGGCACTCTTGGATGGAAAGCCCGTTGATGCCGGTGTATTTGAAGTGGGCGCCACAGTTAATGGCTTACAGAAAATGAAATTGATTGCCGGAGCACAAGCTTTTGCTGTTACACTAGAGCCTCGCGGGGGTAGTGTATCTCCTACTCTTTCGGCCATGTACGTTATAGGTAACGTATAGGCAATTACAAACTTCCTGTTCTTCCTCCATCCACCGGAACATTTATTCCGTTAATATATGCAGCAGCCGGACTAGCTAAAAAAGCAACAGCATTGGCAATTTCAAAGGGTTCAGCATATCGGCCTGCCGGTATTTCTGCTACCATTTCTCGTTTTAGGTCATCTAAACTTTTTCCTGTCTTTTCAGCTTTTGCTTTGTTGAGATTTACTAATCGTGCTGTATTGGTAGCACCCGGAAGCACATTGTTTACTGTTATTCCGAAAGCCCCAAGTTCAAGAGAAAGTGTTTTGGCCCAGTTGGCAACTGCTCCGCGAATGGTATTGGAAACACCTAAACCTTTGAGCGGTTGCTTTACCGAGGTTGAAATGATGTTTATGATACGTCCATAGTTCGCTACTTTCATGCCCTCAACCACCGCCTGAACTAAAATATGATTGCAAACAAGATGGTTGTAAAACGTTTGAATAAACTCATCGGTTTTTGCTGTAACAATTGGTCCGCCTTGAGGGCCTCCGGTATTATTTACTAAAATATGGGCTGTTTCTTTGCCAAGCGGAAAGCGCGACTCAATGGCTCTTTTTAAATCTAAGGGTTGTGAAAAATCCACACAAAGGTAATCGTGTGCTTGGCTGTTGCTTGCTTTCAATTCCAAAACCACTTCTTTTAAAGACGCTTCATTTCTAGCAATGAGTGTGATTGATGCCCCCATTTGCGCAAGCTCTAACGCTACTGCTTTCCCAATTCCTTGTGTGCTCCCGCAAACAATTGCTCTTTTTCCGATCAGATTTAAATCCATGTTATATTCCTTAATTTTGTCATTCAAACATAAAACATTTTCTTTACCTAAGTAATTCTAATTTAAAAAATATCTCATGGCAGTTTCACAACCTTTCAATTTGCAAAAATGGGTAGATGACAATCGACACCTATTAAAACCCCCTGTTGGCAACAAAATGGTGTATACCGGGAATAAAGATTTTATTGTGATGGTGGTTGGCGGCCCTAATTCCCGCAAGGATTACCACTTTGAAGATGGAGAAGAATTATTTTACCAACTCGAAGGCGACATCACTATAAAAACAATTCAAGACGGTAAAAATGTGGATGTTCATATTAAGGAAGGTGAAATGTTTCTTCTGCCCCCTCACATTCCCCATTCCCCGCAACGTGGCGCAAATACTGTTGGATTAGTAATTGAGCGAAACAGAGATGAAAAGGAAATTGATTCCTGCCTTTGGTTTTGCGAAAACTGTGCAGAAAAATTGCATGAGGCAGAATTTCATTTGAAAGATATTGTGGTGCAGCTTCCAAAAGTTTTTGATGCCTTTTACAACGATGTGAATTTAAGAACCTGCAAGAAATGCGGAACAGTGATGGAGCCTCCTGCAAAATTAGCTTAATTGAGTTGCAATCGTAAAGTGACTTCATTGGCGTCTTTTAGCTTCTTTCTATCACTAACAAAAGTCCTCATAACTTAAATTAAATGGCTGATTTCAGCATCGACATTCATACGCATATTTTACCCGAACACATTCCGAATTGGAAGAAGAAGTTTGGTTATGGTGGCTTTATTCATCTCGAACACCATAAACCTTGCTGTGCGCGCATGATGCAAGATGATAAATTTTTTAGGGAAGTGGAAGATAATTGTTGGAGTGCTGAAAAAAGAATACAAGAATGCAATCATCATCATGTAAATGTGCAGGTATTAAGTACTGTTCCGGTGATGTTTAGTTATTGGGCAAAACCACAAGATTGCTTGGATGTATCTCAATTTTTAAACGATCACATTGCGGAGATTATTCAACGTTATCCAAAACGATTTATTGGATTGGGTACTATTCCGTTGCAGGCTCCGGATTTGGCGATTAAAGAATTAGAGCGTTGTAAAAAAATTGGTTTAGTAGGGGTTCAAATCGGTTCCCATGTGAACGAATGGAACCTCAATGATCCAAATTTATTGCCCGTATTTCAAGCCTGTGAAGAATTAGGGATGGCTGTATTTGTGCATCCTTGGGAAATGATGGGACAAGAAAAAATGCAACGCTATTGGCTCCCTTGGCTGGTGGGTATGCCGGCTGAAACCTCGCTCGCGATTTGCTCGATGATATTTGGGGGCGTGTTTGAACGCTTGCCTAATTTACGCGTGGCATTTGCACATGGTGGCGGTTCGTTTCCTTCAACAATTGGAAGAATCGAACATGGTTTTGCATGCCGGCCTGACCTTGTAGCTATTGATAACAATGTGAATCCAAGAAACTACATCGGTAAGTTTTTTATTGACTCGTTGGTTCATGAGCCTAAAATGTTAGAATTTATTGTTGACTTATTTGGCGCCAACAGAATTGCTTTGGGCTCTGACTATCCCTTTCCCCTTGGAGAAAACGAGCCCGGCAAATTAATTCGCGATATGAATTTTGATTCAACCACTAAAGAACTACTCTTGAGTGGTTCAGCGCTGGAATGGTTGAATTTAAAACGAGATTTATTTCTACCAGCCTAGTATCCATGCAAACATAAGTGGGGCAACTATTGTTGCATCGCTTTCTACAATGAATTTTGGTGTATGTATATCCAGTTTTCCCCAAGTAATTTTTTCATTCGGTACAGCACCGGAATAAGAACCATAACTCGTGGTAGAGTCTGAAATCTGACAAAAATAGGCCCAAAATGGAACATCGTGCATTTCCATATCCTGATACAACATAGGCACAACACAAATTGGGAAATCACCGGCAATTCCTCCTCCTATTTGAAAAAAGCCAATTCCTTTTCCAGCACAATTTTCGCGATACCAGCCGGCAAGCCAAGCCATATATTCAATTCCCGATTTCATGGTACTTGCATTCAGTTCCTTTTTAATAACGTAGGAAGCAAAAATATTTCCCATCGTAGAGTCTTCCCAACCGGGAACCACAATTGGAATGTTCTTTTTTGCTGCAGCCAGCATCCAGGAATCATTGGGGTCAATTTCATAATATTGTTCAAGCACTCCGCTAAGCAACATTTTATACATAAATTCATGTGGAAAGTAGCGCTCTCCCTTATCATCTGCATCTTTCCATATTTTATGAATGTGCTTCTGCAACCTTCTAAATGCTTCTTCTTCGGGAATGCAGGTATCGGTAACTCTATTGTAATGGTTCTCCAATAAATCCCATTCTTCTTGAGGACTTAAATCGCGGTAGTTGGGAACGCGTTTATAGTGTGAGTGGGCAACCAAATTCATGATATCCTCTTCCAAATTGGCACCTGTACAGGAAATAATATCCACTTTATTTTGCCGAATCATTTCTGCAAGCGATTTTCCCAACTCCGCGGTGCTCATGGCTCCCGCAAGGGTTATCATCATTTTTCCACCATCGGTCATGTGTGCTTCATACCCTTTTGCTGCATCCACTAATGCTGCCGAGTTAAAATGCAAATAATGCTTTTCAATAAATTGCGAAATTGGTCCTTTGTTCATGCTGTTTTTTTTTGCAAAAGTAAAATTTAAAACAAGAATCAAATTTTAAATAAATTTACCCAAAAATATACCCCATATGCTTTTAACGCTTTCCACGTATTTTATCATTTTGTTTATCCTCGTTTTGATAAATAGTATTCCTGTGTTTGGGAGTCCGAGAACACGACGTTTTGGGCAAGTCCCCTCCTTGTTTTTCATCCTACTCATTGGTGCTTTTGTGGTGGTGCGCCTCATTGGTTTTTTAACTCCCGATATGTCATCCACCCAGTTAAAGCAAACCGACTTGTCGTACGACATAAACTTTAAAAAAGGAAGGATTTATACCAAACCGGAAGATGTCAAAAAAGAAAAAGCGCAATTTATCAGCAAAAATGCGATCGATTCTGAACAAAAAAAATACTATGATGCATCCAACTACATTATTAAGTTTGCTTCTGTTCAAGCGCTTTTCGTAGTGCTACTTTCTTATTGGGGGATGAAAAAGTTTGAACACCGAAACACCTATTATATTCCAAAAATCAGAAACCACAGTATTTTTTTTGTACTATGCATGTTGCTTGATTTGTTTGTTGTATAGCATGGTTACTGCTTTCAATTTTTGAGTAATGGCAATAAAGCCGGCTGCTTCACGTTTGCTTATTCCATCGGTGTTTTTTGTAACTATGCCGAACGTGTCTATCTTGTTTATCACAGCTATAGATTTTTTGGGGAATTTAGTTGTGCTTGTTGTAGCTACTGCAGAATGAAATTAAAATGGCTGTTCTTATTATGCTTGATAAACACCGCATCTATTGACGCGCAAGAGCTTTTTTCAAATCGACGAACAAAAATAATTACTATAAACCAGGACACAATTCAGCTTGACTCCTTGAGCATAGTTCCCGGAAGTGTTGTATTGACAAACGATTTAGGTTTAGTAATTCCTTCTGGAGAGTATACTTTACTTCCTGAAAGCGGGATGCTAATTTTATCCCCACAACTTTTAGCGGACACTTTGTTTAAGCGCACCCCCCTTACTAGCACCTATACTGTATTTCCATTTTTGTTTTCGAAAAGTTATCAGCACAAGGATGGTAAAGTGCTTAAGCCCAACGAAAGTGGTAAAATAAACCCCTTTATTTACACCGGTGACGAAAAGAAAAACAGCGATTTTTTTGCCTCCGAAGGATTAAATAAAAGTGGAAGCATAACCAGGGGTGTGGCATTTGGAAACAACCAAGATGTTGTTGTAAACTCGAATCTAAACCTACAATTGAGCGGAAAGCTTACGGATAAAATTGGGATTCTAGCTGCTATTGCAGATGATAACATTCCAATTCAGCCCGAAGGAAACACGCAACAACTGCAAGAGTTTGATCGTGTGTATATTCAATTTAAAGACGATAAATCACAACTCATTGCAGGAGATTTTCAGCTCACCCGACCCAATTCTTATTTTATGAATTACTTCAAAAAGTCGCAAGGGGCAAGCTTTTCAAGCACGTTTGGACTTGGAAAAACAACCGAGAAACAAAAAAGCAACAGCATGTCTGTTTCCTTAAGTGCTGCTGTATCAAAAGGAAAATTTTCACGAAATCTAATTCCGGGAGTGGAGGGAAATCAAGGCCCCTACCGCTTAACCGGAGCCGAAAATGAAGCGTATGTCATAATCCTTTCCGGTTCCGAAAAAATATTCATTGATGGGCAGCTTTTGGAACGTGGTCAAGAAAATGACTATGTTATTGATTACAACACTGCTGAAATAACATTTACTCCAAAACGAAAAATCACAAAGGACAGGCGAATTACCGCTGAGTTTCAATACAGTGATAAAAATTATGCACGGTCCTTATATGAACTCGGAAATGAATACAAAAACAAGAAGCTAGCCCTCCGCTTTCATGTATTTTCGGAACAGGATAACAAGAAGAAACCCTTGCTTCAAGACCTAAAAACAAGCGAAAAACAAGTGCTAGCCGCCATTGGCGATAGTCTTCAAAATGCGGTTGTTCCCAGCATCGATACCACAGGATATCTGCCCAACACTGTTTTATACAAGGTAGTTGACACGCTTGGCTATGTCAATGTATATGTTTACTCCACCGATTCGTCAAATGCTTTTTTTCGCTTAAGCTTTACGAATGTGGGGGTTGGAAATGGAAATTACAATCCGGTAAACACCAGTGCAAACGGAAAGGTATATCAATGGGTGGCTCCGGTTGCCGGTATAAAACAAGGAGCCTATGAGCCTGTAGTGTTACTAATTACCCCCAAGAAAAGGCAGCTCGTTACGCTAGCTGCCGATTATCAAATTTCCCGAAATTTTACATCCACCCTTGAGCTTGCTTACAGCAATTACGACAAAAATACTTTTTCCAGCCTAGCCTCTAAAGATGATGAGGGCTATGGAATTAGACTAGGTTTGCTTAAAAAAACGCCCCTTTCATCCACCGAAAGGGATACACTACATTTTGTAAGCGGTGCAACACTTGAATTCATTTCGAACTATTTTTCTCCTATAGAACGCTACCGACCTGTTGAATTTGAGCGAGATTGGAATAGGGGGTCGAGCACTATTAACAATGCGCAAACATTGGCTAGTGCTAAAATTGGAATTGAAAAAAAATCCACTGGAAATGCTTTTTATCAGTTAAACAGTTTTAGGGAGCTCGGCAATTATTCGGGCATTCAGCATCGAATTAGCTCGGACGCGACTAAACGAGGATACAATTTTTCTTCCGCTGCAAGTTTGTTGAATTCAAACAATGGAAACAGCATCAAAACATCTTATTTAAAATACAAAGCTTTGCTTTCAAAAAAAATATCGATTGTTACAATCGGCGCGGGTGTTGAACAGGAAGAAAGTAAGTTTTTTTCTAAAAAAGATTCTCTGTTTGCAAATAGTTTTCATTTTATAGAGTGGCAGGCTTTTGCAAAAAGTGCGGATACTGCTAAAACTTCTTTCGGCTTAAAATATTTAAACCGTATAGATTGGTTAAGCAATAGTGGTGATTTTAACAAGACCAGCCGTGGTCAAAGCATTGAAGCGGGTTTGGGTTTTGCAAAAAATGAAAACAGTGTGTTAAGAATCAGTGCAACGTATCGTACACTTGAAATAAAAAACAAAGCCCTCAGTCCGCAAAAGCCCGACAATTCATTGGTAAGCCGTATCGAGTATGACCTGAAATTATTTAAAGGTGTGATTTCTTCTTCCACATTTTATGAAGTAGGTTCAGGACTCGAAGTAAAAAAAGAATACTCCTTCATTAAGGTGCAGCCCGGGCAAGGCGTGTATCAATGGCTCGATTTAAATAACGATTCCATACAAGGACTGGATGAGTTTGTGGAGGCAACTTTTAAGGACAAAGCAGAGTATCTTAAAGTTTTTACGCCTACCAGCGAATTTGTTAAGACCTACAATAATCAGTTTAATGAGATTATTAATTTAAATCCGTCCAGAATATGGAGTAACAAAAAAGGTGTACGAAAATTCATTTCTTTGTTGAGTAATCAAACTGCCTACCGCATCGATCGAAAAACAAGCAACAACGACGCTGAAAAATACTTGAACCCCTTTCTGAATGAAACAAAAGATGCCGCTATTGTTACACTCAATTCGGCCTTTCGAAATACCTTTATATTTAACCGATTCAACTCTAAATTTGGCTTTGATTATTCCTACCTCCAAAACAAAAACAAATCGCTTTTAGTAAATGGAACTGAGCAACGTTCCACCATTTCAAATATCTTAAAGGCACGATGGAATATAACGCGTAAGTGGCTATTAACAAACGATGCTACAATGGGCACGAAGACAAATACCGTACAATTTTTTAGTTCGCGTAATTTTCGAATTTTAATAAAAAGCACCGAACCCACAATAAGTTTTCAACCCACCACCACCTTTCGGCTTAGTATTACCTATCAATATTCCGAAAAAAAGAATGTTCGAAACGATACAGATTCATTGCGTGAACAAGAGCTTGCATTAGGACAAAAAATTGGAACCGAATTAAAATACAGCAAAGCACAAAAGGGTAGCCTTTCGGCAAAATTTAATTATGTGTTTTTTAATTACAATGGAGCCGCTAATTCTAATGTCAGTTATGAAATGCTGGAAGGTTTACAGGCCGGTAAAAATTACACTTGGAATTTGATATATCAGCAAACACTTGCCAATAATATTCAATTAAATTTAAGCTATGATGGTCGTAAATCCGGTAGTAATAAAATGGTGCATGTGGGGAATGTGCAGGTGAGGGCCTTCTTTTAGTTTATCCCGCCTTCAACACATGTAGGATTGAATCAGTCAAGAAATTTTTTCCAATTCGTAAGTTTATCCAAAACAAGTCCTTCTCTAAAAGCCATTTATCGAGGAAATTCATTATTTTTACGCCTCAATTTTTTATAAATACGGCTGTATGATAATAGAAAGTAAAAAAGTGGTATCGGTAAATTACCACTTAACTGTTAAGGAAAATAACCAGGAAGTGCTGGTAGAAAAAACTGATTCAGAACATCCTTTTGTGTTTTTGTATGGCGCTGGTGGACTGCTGGAAGCCTTTGAAAGTAATTTAAAGGGCAAAAAAGTAGGCGATAGTTTTGATTTTAACATTGAAGCTGAAAACGGCTATGGATTAGTGGATGAAGATAGCATTGTGACTATTCCCATTGAGGCTTTTCAAGCAGAAGATGGCTCCATTGACGAGGATATGGTTAAAGTTGGAAACACCTTACCAATGACCGACAATGAAGGAAACCGCATGCAAGGTGTTGTGGATGAAATTACTGAAACCCATATTCGTATGGATTTTAATCATCCGCTTGCGGGACAAGACTTACGTTTTAAAGGAACGGTATTAGATATTCGTGAAGCAAGCGCTGAAGAGCTTTCTCACGGACACGTGCATGGGCCACATGGGCACCATCATTAAAAAAAGTTAAAAGCCTTTTACTTTAAAAACATAAGGCAATAAACATTCGAACTTGTTGTTTGTTCTTCGTTTTTAACACTTTATAAATGGAAATTAAAGCCGGACCCCTTCTCGAAACAATTGAGTATCCTGCAGATTTGAAAAGACTGGATGAAAGCCAGTTGAAACAAGTTTGTGATGAATTGCGTCAGTTTATTATTGATGTGGTTTCGGTTAAAGGTGGGCACTTTGGGGCGAGTTTGGGGGTGGTTGAACTTTCAGTTGCCTTGCATTATGTGTTTAATACTCCTTACGATCAATTGGTGTGGGATGTAGGACACCAGGCCTATGGACACAAAATCTTAACCGGCCGCAGAAAGGTATTTCACACCAATCGCATCTACAAAGGAATTAGTGGATTTCCCAAACGAAGCGAAAGCGAATACGATACTTTTGGTGTGGGTCACTCCTCTACTTCTATTTCAGCAGCATTGGGGATGGCAGTTGCATCTCATTACAAAGGCGAAAAAGATCGTCAGCACATTGCTGTTATTGGTGATGGTGCGATGACAGCCGGATTGGCTTTTGAAGGATTAAATCATGCCGGTGTCGAAAACTCCAACTTGTTGGTGGTGCTTAACGACAACTGCATGAGTATTGATCCAAATGTGGGCGCCCTAAAAGAATATTTAACCGACATTACTACCTCACATACTTATAACAAAGCTAAGGATGAGGTTTGGAAATTACTGGGTAAAATCAGCAAGTTTGGACCAAATGCCCAAGAAATTGCTTCCAAAATCGAAAACGGAATAAAAGCCACTTTGCTCCGACAAAGTAACCTGTTTGAATCCTTAAAATTTCGTTATTTCGGACCGGTTGATGGGCACGATGTGGAGCGTTTGGCAAAAGTACTGGCCGATTTAAAAGACATTCCGGGACCAAAAATATTACACATTTTAACCGTTAAAGGCAAGGGCTATAAATTTAGCGAAGAGGGCAATCAAACCACCTGGCATGCTCCGGGCTTGTTTAATAAGGATACCGGCGAAATTGTAAAAGTGGTTCCAACTGCACCTCAGCCCCCTAAATACCAAGATGTTTTTGGCCACACTATTGTGGAATTGGCCGAGAAAAATAATAAAATTGTGGGCATCACTCCTGCTATGCCAAGTGGCTGTTCACTAAACATTATGATGAAGGCAATGCCCGATCGTGCATTTGACGTGGGAATTGCAGAACAACATGCCGTTACTTTTTCGGCAGGATTAGCCACACAAGGCTTAGTACCTTTTTGCAATATTTACTCCAGCTTTATGCAAAGGGCCTACGATCAGGTGGTACACGATGTGGCCCTTCAAAATTTAAATGTTGTATTTTGTTTAGATAGAGGTGGGTTTGCCGGTGCCGATGGGGCTACACATCATGGGGCTTATGATTTGGCTTATTTCCGTTGCATACCCAATATGGTTGTTTCATCTCCTATGAACGAAGAAGAATTACGCAACCTGATGTTTACCGCACAGCTTGAAAATAAAGGTCCGTTTAGTATTCGTTACCCCCGTGGAAATGGTGTGATGCCGGAATGGAAAACACCCTTAAGAGAGCTGCAAATAGGCAAAGGGCGCAAACTCAGCAATGGAAACGATATTGCAATTTTAACCATTGGTCATCCCGGAAATTTTGTAGCTAAAGCTTGCGCAGACTTGCAAGCCGATGGAATAACGGCTGCACATTACGACATGCGCTTTGCTAAACCCATAGATGAAATATTGTTGCACGAAGTGTTCTCCAAATTTAACCGCGTTATTACTGTTGAAGACGGTTGCATAATTGGAGGTATGGGCAGTGCCGTTGTTGAATTTATGGCCGAAAATGGATATGCTGCACAAGTAAAACGACTCGGAATACCCGATAGATACATCCACCACGGCGAACAAAAAGAACTGTGGGCCGAATGTGGATTTGATGCTGCCGGAATTGCTGCTACTGCTAAAGAGATGCTTGCTGAAAAAAGAGCGAGTATGGTGGGGTGATAAGCAAGAAATACCTAATTAGCAGTTTTCTTATCGCTGGTAAAAAACATTTCTTTCATTTTGATATTTTGGCATTTTCATAATTGATCTGTGATACAGAGAAAATAATCTTTATAAGCGCGTAAATTACATAATGGGTAAGTTCGAATAAATGGACCTTATTTCATTATCTCAAAGACAAGATAAAAGTATTGGAAAAATCGCTACTTTTAGTCAATTATTTTGATTCCGCAAAAACCAAAATAATTTAACTTGGGAAATCTTTTTAAGAAAA
The sequence above is a segment of the Bacteroidota bacterium genome. Coding sequences within it:
- a CDS encoding amidohydrolase, whose protein sequence is MADFSIDIHTHILPEHIPNWKKKFGYGGFIHLEHHKPCCARMMQDDKFFREVEDNCWSAEKRIQECNHHHVNVQVLSTVPVMFSYWAKPQDCLDVSQFLNDHIAEIIQRYPKRFIGLGTIPLQAPDLAIKELERCKKIGLVGVQIGSHVNEWNLNDPNLLPVFQACEELGMAVFVHPWEMMGQEKMQRYWLPWLVGMPAETSLAICSMIFGGVFERLPNLRVAFAHGGGSFPSTIGRIEHGFACRPDLVAIDNNVNPRNYIGKFFIDSLVHEPKMLEFIVDLFGANRIALGSDYPFPLGENEPGKLIRDMNFDSTTKELLLSGSALEWLNLKRDLFLPA
- a CDS encoding radical SAM protein; amino-acid sequence: MSVKILLTHGYFLNEDEKEKEIMKPYPPLGILYLSAYLEQHGFDNSIHDSTFSSFEKLCTQLLTEKPDLIGIYTNLMTKLNVLKIISFVTAQSSLNHTKIVLGGPEVRNHVDNFLNYGAAIIVLGEGEETMLALAQNYTSLNNNNILNEIKSIAFKNKHEKIIHTEARSLLKNIDELSFPNRKKINLQLYFDAWKNKHGQSAISVSTMRGCPYTCKWCSRAVYGQSYRRRSAKLVADEIEHIQKNYEVDTLWFVDDVFTVSHKWLKEFRDEIVTRKINLAYECITRADRLNEESMRLLKESGCFRVWIGAESGSQKIIDAMDRRVSVEQVREMIQLSKKHKIQSGTFIMLGYPGETEADIEETIHHLKVSDPDFYTITIAYPIKGTPLYSDVEAKFVEQLDWQSSTDRDIDFKRTYRRAYYDFALRRLYNEVAFHKEKANKAYTTKLLMHKAKSLIAKGGMLWHRTLS
- a CDS encoding deoxyhypusine synthase family protein, which translates into the protein MNKGPISQFIEKHYLHFNSAALVDAAKGYEAHMTDGGKMMITLAGAMSTAELGKSLAEMIRQNKVDIISCTGANLEEDIMNLVAHSHYKRVPNYRDLSPQEEWDLLENHYNRVTDTCIPEEEAFRRLQKHIHKIWKDADDKGERYFPHEFMYKMLLSGVLEQYYEIDPNDSWMLAAAKKNIPIVVPGWEDSTMGNIFASYVIKKELNASTMKSGIEYMAWLAGWYRENCAGKGIGFFQIGGGIAGDFPICVVPMLYQDMEMHDVPFWAYFCQISDSTTSYGSYSGAVPNEKITWGKLDIHTPKFIVESDATIVAPLMFAWILGW
- a CDS encoding anti-sigma factor, producing the protein MNAQEYIETGLLELYVMGSLSKEEMLEVERNAQSSPEIMQEFIRVQNTLLNYAAAFELAPRPQLRANILDRVEKDARNSTSSNKENLVHLNSQKSTSNYYKFIAAACIPLILISGVGNYTFWNKLKRAESEISVLNSNKEELAQQFNTVKNSYEHTLGDVAVFRNTAFNTIVMKGIPAMDSTALAKVYWNKNTQEVFVDISNLPVPSGDKQYQLWALLDGKPVDAGVFEVGATVNGLQKMKLIAGAQAFAVTLEPRGGSVSPTLSAMYVIGNV
- a CDS encoding FKBP-type peptidyl-prolyl cis-trans isomerase, producing the protein MIIESKKVVSVNYHLTVKENNQEVLVEKTDSEHPFVFLYGAGGLLEAFESNLKGKKVGDSFDFNIEAENGYGLVDEDSIVTIPIEAFQAEDGSIDEDMVKVGNTLPMTDNEGNRMQGVVDEITETHIRMDFNHPLAGQDLRFKGTVLDIREASAEELSHGHVHGPHGHHH
- a CDS encoding SDR family oxidoreductase, yielding MDLNLIGKRAIVCGSTQGIGKAVALELAQMGASITLIARNEASLKEVVLELKASNSQAHDYLCVDFSQPLDLKRAIESRFPLGKETAHILVNNTGGPQGGPIVTAKTDEFIQTFYNHLVCNHILVQAVVEGMKVANYGRIINIISTSVKQPLKGLGVSNTIRGAVANWAKTLSLELGAFGITVNNVLPGATNTARLVNLNKAKAEKTGKSLDDLKREMVAEIPAGRYAEPFEIANAVAFLASPAAAYINGINVPVDGGRTGSL
- a CDS encoding sigma-70 family RNA polymerase sigma factor; translated protein: MTYTKRHIIAEETLVELLKQQNTKAFGILYDNYSAALYGIILRIVTTQEIAEDVLQEAFLKIWKNFSQYDSGKGKLFTWMVNLTRNLAIDKVRSKDFSNNTKNQAIDPIVSFVDFKSNTSQNPDLIGLKTLVEALDPEQKKLIDLLYFGGFTQVEVSEKLGIPLGTVKTRARMALLNLRKHFEYTTK
- a CDS encoding 3-hydroxyanthranilate 3,4-dioxygenase; translation: MAVSQPFNLQKWVDDNRHLLKPPVGNKMVYTGNKDFIVMVVGGPNSRKDYHFEDGEELFYQLEGDITIKTIQDGKNVDVHIKEGEMFLLPPHIPHSPQRGANTVGLVIERNRDEKEIDSCLWFCENCAEKLHEAEFHLKDIVVQLPKVFDAFYNDVNLRTCKKCGTVMEPPAKLA